From the genome of Pseudomonas cavernicola:
ATCGGACGCTCCTCAGTGACCGAAGGTGCTCTGGTCAACAACGGCCAAGCGGACTCCCTGGCGGTGATCCAGCAGCTCGACCCGATCTATGTCGATGTCACCCAATCGACCAAAGACATCCTGCGCCTGCGCCGAGAGCTGGCCAGCGGCCAACTGCAGAAAGCCGGCAGCCACGGTGCCAAGGTCAAGCTGAAGCTCGAAGACGGTAGCCTTTACAGTCACGAAGGGACCCTGGAGTTCTCCGAGGTTTCAGTCGATGAAGGCACCGGCTCGGTAACGCTGCGCGCCGTATTCCCCAACCCGGAGCACGACCTGCTGCCGGGGATGTTCGTCCATGCGCAGTTGCTCGAAGGCCTGAAGAGCGCTGCCATTCTGGCCCCGCAACAAGGTGTGACCCGCGACCTGAAAGGCCAGCCGACCGCGCTGGTGGTTAATGCCAAGAATATCGTCGAACTGCGCCAGCTGCAGGCGGACCGCACAGTCGGCAATCAATGGCTTATCAGCGCTGGCCTGCAAGCTGGCGACCGGGTAATCACCGAGGGGCTGCAGTTCGTGCATCCGGGCACCGAGGTCAAAGTGGTTGGCGCGAGCAACGTTGCCGCGCAAAGCCCGGCCCAAGCACCTGAACTCGCTCAAGACGGCGCAGGGGAATAGTCATGTCGAAGTTCTTTATCGACCGGCCGATTTTTGCCTGGGTGATCGCCCTGGTGATCATGCTGATCGGCGCCCTGTCCATCCTCAAGCTGCCAATCAACCAGTACCCGAGCATCGCCGCGCCCGCCATCGGCATCCAGGTCAGCTACCCGGGCGCCTCGGCGCAGACGGTGCAGGACACCGTGGTGCAGGTCATCGAGCAGCAGCTCAATGGTATCGACAAGCTGCGCTACATCTCCTCGGAAAGTAACTCCGATGGCAGCATGACCATCACCGCCACTTTCGATCAGGGCACGGACCCGGATATCGCCCAGGTGCAGGTGCAAAACAAACTGCAACTGGCCACCCCGCTGCTGCCGCAAGAAGTTCAGCAGCAAGGCATCCGCGTGACCAAGGCGGTGAAGAACTTCCTGATGGTCGTTGGCGTGGTTTCCGAAGACGGCAGCATGGACAAGAACGACCTGTCCAACTACATCGTCTCCAATATGCAGGACCCGCTTTCGCGGACTCCCGGCGTCGGCGACTTCCAAGTGTTCGGTTCGCAGTACGCCATGCGTATCTGGCTGGACCCAGCCA
Proteins encoded in this window:
- a CDS encoding efflux RND transporter periplasmic adaptor subunit, whose product is MQFKPALTALVTAVALATLMLSGCEKHADKPAAQTPQVGVVTLQPQAFALTTELPGRTNAYRVAEVRPQVNGIILKRLYTEGSEVKAGQQLYQIDPATYQATLKSAQATLQSAKSLAERYQVLVVDQAVSKQEFDEAQASRLQAEASLESAQINLRYTKVLAPIAGRIGRSSVTEGALVNNGQADSLAVIQQLDPIYVDVTQSTKDILRLRRELASGQLQKAGSHGAKVKLKLEDGSLYSHEGTLEFSEVSVDEGTGSVTLRAVFPNPEHDLLPGMFVHAQLLEGLKSAAILAPQQGVTRDLKGQPTALVVNAKNIVELRQLQADRTVGNQWLISAGLQAGDRVITEGLQFVHPGTEVKVVGASNVAAQSPAQAPELAQDGAGE